One stretch of Halobaculum marinum DNA includes these proteins:
- a CDS encoding oligosaccharyl transferase, archaeosortase A system-associated, with the protein MSRSDSDTTPGGGNPASTVQGLDYFEEKSVTDVLRDFYHVPVLLAVVAFMLWVRLQSYGNFIRDGQVYFSGNDAWYHLRQVRYTVANWPSTMPFDPWTYYPFGTAQGQFGTLYDQLVATAALVVGLGSPSEALVAKTLLVAPAVFGALVAVPTYLIGKRLGGRLAGLFSAVILMLLPGTFLRRGLVGFSDHNIAEPFFQAFAVVALMIALAVAQRDRPIWELVQAREWKELKPTMVWSTVAGIAVGLYIWTWPPGVFLLGLFAAYVAFQSVSDYAGNRSPDHVAFVAVVSMTVAALMALVRFQVPSFSPAQFSLIQPLFALATAAGAAFLAVLARQVEARGFADDRLSEYGFAGIVGLLGAVGISLIIFVEATPFTTVENNLLRFVGFSAGAATRTIGEAQPFLQSGLVQYYGGFGVVIAEYGFAFITALAAAVWLLVKPLWKRGTTGDYYYLAGATVVVLFIFVGKALFNPLAASLGFNPQVLGLGIVALLVFGAAARVRYDAEHLFVFVWAAFITAAAFTQIRFNYYLAVVVAGLNAYFLREVLRVVGTDLVSDLSLDGITWHRVLTVAAVIMVVLGPVLVVPLSLGNTGSVSIDRTNNAIGVGNSTSPGEVVYWNENLEWMADNTPAEGNLGGAGNGDSLEYYGTYQRPADDDFDYEDGTYGVMSWWDYGHFITTQGERIPHANPFQQGATSAANYLLAPSEDDADAVLAGIDDDGEAEDMRYVMVNWEMVTVGSEFGAPVVFDDDTQASDYYSPTLAVNSEGQPIGQVAFYSKEQRYYESLMVRLYKYHGSRAEPSVNTLFGERVIVFDYDTVTTRDGSTTYKVMPSGENASAIRTFGNMSAAQQFVEEDGTAQIGGVGDYPREPVPALEHYRLVSTSETSSYVSGSYQRNVLRESRSLGLRPSLLQQTQPQWVKTFEKVPGATIEGSGAEPGETVTASVQMQVPYGGTGGNASTFTYTQETTAEDDGTFTLTVPYSTTDYDEYGPENGYTNVSVRSVSGYTISGEVRSNESAYVVRNQGTVNVSEGLVNGDQDGAATVTLSEEVLQEPEGAQNGSETNTSENSSSLAGGLDALDGFDQTGHQPSGDVTVVAGDTGDAVAPSIRAPTTTITVP; encoded by the coding sequence ATGAGTCGAAGCGATAGCGACACGACCCCCGGCGGTGGGAATCCCGCATCCACCGTTCAGGGGCTTGATTACTTCGAGGAGAAGTCGGTTACCGACGTCCTCCGGGACTTCTATCACGTCCCGGTGCTCCTCGCGGTCGTTGCGTTCATGCTGTGGGTCCGCCTCCAGTCCTACGGCAACTTCATCCGCGACGGCCAGGTGTACTTCTCCGGGAACGACGCGTGGTACCACCTCCGACAGGTTCGCTACACCGTGGCGAACTGGCCGTCGACGATGCCGTTCGACCCGTGGACGTACTACCCGTTCGGCACGGCTCAGGGGCAGTTCGGCACCCTCTACGATCAACTCGTCGCCACGGCTGCCCTCGTTGTCGGTCTCGGCTCTCCCTCTGAGGCGCTTGTCGCGAAGACGCTTCTCGTCGCCCCCGCTGTCTTCGGCGCGCTGGTCGCGGTCCCCACCTACCTCATCGGTAAACGTCTCGGCGGGCGACTCGCCGGTCTCTTCAGTGCGGTCATCCTGATGCTCCTCCCCGGGACGTTCCTCCGCCGGGGCCTCGTTGGCTTCAGCGATCACAACATTGCCGAACCGTTCTTCCAGGCATTCGCCGTCGTCGCGCTGATGATCGCGCTCGCGGTCGCCCAGCGTGACCGCCCCATCTGGGAACTCGTTCAGGCGCGCGAGTGGAAAGAACTGAAACCAACTATGGTGTGGAGTACGGTCGCTGGGATCGCGGTTGGTCTGTACATCTGGACGTGGCCCCCAGGCGTCTTCCTGCTCGGACTATTCGCCGCCTACGTCGCATTCCAGTCGGTCTCGGATTACGCGGGCAACCGCTCTCCCGACCACGTCGCGTTCGTCGCGGTCGTCTCGATGACCGTGGCCGCACTGATGGCGTTGGTTCGCTTCCAGGTACCGTCGTTCAGCCCCGCGCAGTTCAGCCTCATCCAACCCCTATTCGCACTCGCGACGGCCGCAGGCGCGGCGTTCCTCGCGGTGCTGGCTCGACAGGTCGAGGCGCGCGGCTTCGCCGACGACCGCCTGAGCGAGTACGGCTTCGCGGGGATCGTGGGCCTCCTCGGGGCGGTCGGTATCTCCCTCATCATCTTCGTCGAGGCGACACCGTTCACGACGGTCGAGAACAACCTCCTCCGCTTCGTAGGCTTCTCCGCGGGTGCGGCGACGCGCACCATCGGCGAGGCTCAGCCGTTCCTCCAGTCAGGTCTCGTCCAGTATTACGGCGGCTTCGGTGTCGTCATCGCGGAGTACGGCTTCGCATTCATTACGGCGTTGGCCGCTGCGGTGTGGCTCCTCGTCAAACCCCTCTGGAAGCGCGGTACCACGGGTGACTACTACTACCTCGCGGGCGCGACCGTGGTCGTTCTGTTCATCTTCGTCGGGAAGGCGCTGTTCAACCCCCTCGCGGCGTCGCTCGGGTTCAATCCCCAGGTGCTCGGCCTCGGTATCGTCGCGCTCCTCGTGTTCGGCGCCGCCGCCCGGGTGCGCTACGACGCCGAACACCTGTTCGTGTTCGTGTGGGCGGCGTTCATCACGGCCGCCGCGTTCACCCAGATTCGGTTCAACTACTACCTCGCGGTGGTCGTCGCCGGACTGAACGCGTACTTCCTCCGGGAGGTCCTCAGGGTCGTTGGGACGGACCTCGTATCCGATCTCTCGCTCGACGGGATCACCTGGCACCGCGTTCTCACTGTTGCCGCGGTGATCATGGTCGTCCTCGGTCCCGTGCTCGTCGTTCCGCTGTCGCTCGGCAACACCGGCTCGGTGTCCATCGACCGGACGAACAACGCCATCGGCGTCGGCAACAGCACGTCACCCGGCGAGGTCGTCTACTGGAACGAGAACCTCGAGTGGATGGCCGACAACACGCCCGCCGAGGGGAACCTCGGGGGCGCCGGCAACGGTGACTCGCTGGAGTACTACGGCACGTACCAGCGGCCCGCGGACGACGACTTCGACTACGAAGACGGCACCTACGGCGTGATGTCGTGGTGGGACTACGGCCACTTCATCACCACGCAAGGCGAGCGCATCCCGCACGCGAACCCGTTCCAGCAGGGTGCGACCTCGGCTGCGAACTACCTGCTCGCCCCAAGTGAAGACGACGCAGACGCCGTGCTCGCCGGTATCGACGACGACGGCGAGGCCGAGGACATGCGCTACGTCATGGTCAACTGGGAGATGGTGACCGTCGGCTCCGAGTTCGGCGCGCCGGTCGTCTTCGACGACGACACGCAGGCGTCGGACTACTACTCGCCGACGCTCGCGGTCAACTCCGAGGGACAGCCCATCGGGCAGGTGGCGTTCTACTCGAAGGAGCAGCGCTACTACGAGAGCCTGATGGTGCGCCTGTACAAGTACCACGGGAGCCGAGCCGAGCCGAGCGTCAACACCCTGTTCGGCGAACGGGTCATCGTGTTCGACTACGACACCGTCACCACCCGGGACGGCTCCACGACGTACAAGGTGATGCCCAGCGGCGAGAACGCGTCGGCCATCCGGACGTTCGGGAACATGAGTGCGGCACAGCAGTTCGTCGAAGAGGACGGCACTGCCCAGATCGGTGGCGTCGGTGACTATCCGCGGGAGCCGGTGCCCGCACTCGAGCACTACCGCCTGGTGAGCACCTCCGAGACGTCGTCGTACGTTTCGGGGTCGTACCAACGGAACGTGCTCCGCGAGTCGCGGTCGCTCGGGCTCCGTCCCTCGCTGCTCCAGCAGACCCAGCCGCAGTGGGTGAAGACGTTCGAGAAGGTGCCGGGCGCGACCATCGAAGGCTCGGGCGCCGAACCCGGTGAGACCGTGACGGCGAGCGTGCAGATGCAGGTGCCGTACGGTGGCACCGGCGGCAACGCCTCGACGTTCACCTACACGCAGGAGACGACCGCCGAGGACGACGGCACGTTCACGCTCACCGTCCCGTACTCGACCACCGACTACGACGAGTACGGGCCCGAGAACGGCTACACCAACGTCAGCGTGCGGTCGGTCTCCGGCTACACCATCTCTGGCGAGGTTCGCTCGAACGAGTCGGCGTACGTCGTCCGCAACCAGGGGACCGTCAACGTGAGCGAGGGGCTCGTCAACGGCGACCAAGACGGCGCGGCGACCGTGACGCTCTCCGAAGAGGTGCTCCAGGAGCCGGAGGGCGCACAGAACGGGTCGGAGACGAACACCTCCGAGAACAGCAGTTCGCTCGCCGGCGGACTCGACGCCCTCGACGGGTTCGACCAGACCGGACACCAGCCGAGCGGCGACGTGACTGTCGTCGCCGGCGACACGGGCGACGCGGTGGCACCGTCGATTCGAGCGCCCACCACAACGATCACGGTTCCGTAG
- a CDS encoding DUF368 domain-containing protein produces the protein MGAADAVPGVSGGTIALITGIYDRLIAAFTSASPALVRRVLADLVRDRGDLRTVFREVDGAFLLALGAGIATAILTVTRALDTALETMPVLTYGFFFGLIAASAVVLRDEVSLDTLGRAAAGVTGVVVAFVASGSASAALGESLAATFLAGAVAVSAMILPGISGSLLLVILGQYERMTGALSAFVDALLALVTGGSVATVVDTAGPVVAFLAGGVVGLLTVAHAIRAALEARRAATLAFLVGLIVGALRAPVARVTEEVGAWTGGVLAEFAVAAVVGALLVAGVERAAGGIDLD, from the coding sequence ATGGGGGCCGCCGACGCCGTCCCAGGCGTCTCCGGTGGGACCATCGCGTTGATCACCGGCATCTACGACCGGCTGATAGCCGCGTTCACGTCCGCCTCGCCCGCGCTCGTCCGGCGGGTCCTCGCGGACCTCGTTCGCGACCGCGGCGACCTCCGGACGGTGTTCCGCGAGGTCGACGGCGCGTTCCTGCTCGCGCTCGGTGCTGGGATCGCGACCGCGATCCTCACCGTGACGCGCGCGCTCGACACCGCGTTGGAGACGATGCCGGTACTCACGTACGGCTTCTTCTTCGGCCTTATCGCGGCCTCCGCCGTCGTGCTGCGTGACGAGGTGTCCCTCGACACGCTCGGGCGCGCCGCCGCCGGGGTGACCGGCGTCGTCGTCGCGTTCGTCGCCTCCGGGAGCGCGAGCGCCGCCCTCGGCGAGTCACTCGCAGCGACGTTCCTGGCTGGCGCGGTCGCGGTGAGCGCGATGATCCTCCCGGGCATCTCCGGGTCGCTCCTGTTGGTCATCCTCGGCCAGTACGAGCGGATGACGGGGGCGCTGTCGGCGTTCGTCGACGCGCTGCTCGCGCTGGTCACCGGCGGGTCGGTCGCCACGGTCGTCGACACCGCCGGACCGGTCGTCGCGTTCCTTGCCGGCGGTGTCGTCGGCCTCCTGACGGTCGCGCACGCGATCCGGGCCGCGTTGGAGGCCCGGCGAGCCGCGACGCTCGCGTTCCTCGTCGGCCTCATCGTCGGGGCCCTGCGCGCGCCCGTCGCCCGCGTCACCGAGGAGGTCGGCGCGTGGACCGGCGGCGTGCTCGCGGAGTTCGCCGTCGCCGCCGTCGTCGGTGCCTTACTCGTCGCCGGCGTCGAGCGAGCGGCTGGCGGTATCGACCTCGACTGA
- a CDS encoding DUF371 domain-containing protein: MSDEAADPAVRTVTIRAEGHENVSAEHGSTFEVTSDDWLTPAGDCILAVEADTTPADVPRSFVEACRSTEATIEAEFAAADATETVTGRGHPDLTYEGDRSMVGRTSDYVDERTIMVGADKAAGEFDRRLVTALERGAPLTVTLRVDP; the protein is encoded by the coding sequence ATGAGTGACGAGGCCGCCGACCCCGCGGTTCGGACCGTGACGATCCGCGCGGAGGGACACGAGAACGTCAGCGCCGAACACGGGAGCACGTTCGAGGTGACCAGCGACGACTGGCTCACGCCCGCTGGGGACTGCATCCTCGCGGTCGAGGCCGACACGACGCCCGCGGACGTGCCGCGCTCGTTCGTCGAGGCGTGTCGCTCCACCGAGGCGACCATCGAGGCCGAGTTCGCCGCCGCCGACGCGACGGAGACGGTGACGGGTCGCGGCCACCCCGACCTCACGTACGAGGGCGACCGGAGCATGGTGGGCCGCACGAGCGACTACGTCGACGAGCGGACGATCATGGTCGGCGCCGACAAGGCCGCCGGCGAGTTCGACCGCCGACTCGTGACGGCGCTGGAGCGCGGCGCGCCGCTGACGGTGACGCTCCGAGTCGACCCGTAG
- a CDS encoding DUF7332 family protein, whose protein sequence is MQSSRVARVVLASLVCLATVAGVASLPAAAAPGDCFGDGRDLTVGTEGPTIELTIHTSLFTNLTSAGAFGLSAVGTTGDADIVDLQVGVVFVGVGDVSEFLADPFSRFALVFDYTLSLPMFDAVPGETTYEQADAPVEGVPEAECSTGDDGN, encoded by the coding sequence GTGCAGTCCTCACGGGTCGCTCGGGTGGTGCTCGCCTCGCTCGTCTGTTTGGCGACGGTCGCGGGGGTCGCGTCGCTGCCGGCGGCCGCCGCTCCCGGCGACTGTTTCGGCGACGGACGTGACCTCACCGTCGGCACTGAGGGGCCGACGATCGAACTCACAATCCACACGTCGCTGTTCACGAACCTCACCTCGGCGGGGGCGTTCGGCCTCTCGGCGGTCGGTACCACCGGCGACGCCGACATCGTCGACCTGCAGGTCGGGGTCGTGTTCGTCGGTGTCGGAGACGTGAGCGAGTTCCTCGCGGACCCGTTCTCCCGGTTCGCGCTCGTGTTCGATTACACGCTCTCGCTGCCGATGTTCGACGCCGTCCCCGGCGAGACGACGTACGAACAGGCCGACGCGCCCGTCGAGGGCGTGCCCGAGGCGGAGTGTTCGACCGGCGACGACGGGAACTGA
- a CDS encoding type IV pilin, which yields MTLRETLDDTSTPLLVVAVIGVGAVLLIAAVLGTAVLGSFVLGTGDQTVSTATPSVTFSSEATDSGFVIQHVGGESVEASALLVTVDGDTQTWAALTGADSVAEGDTAEVSAEDGASVEVAFDGADGPVTLAKFRV from the coding sequence ATGACACTCCGCGAAACACTCGACGACACGAGCACACCGCTCCTCGTCGTCGCTGTCATCGGTGTTGGTGCAGTTCTCCTGATCGCTGCGGTTCTCGGTACGGCAGTTCTCGGGTCGTTCGTGCTCGGCACGGGCGACCAGACAGTATCGACGGCAACGCCGAGCGTAACGTTCAGCAGTGAAGCGACCGACTCCGGCTTCGTGATCCAGCACGTCGGTGGCGAAAGCGTCGAGGCCTCCGCGCTCCTCGTCACCGTCGACGGCGACACCCAGACGTGGGCAGCCCTCACCGGGGCAGACAGCGTCGCCGAGGGTGACACCGCCGAGGTGTCGGCTGAAGATGGAGCGAGCGTCGAGGTGGCGTTCGACGGCGCCGACGGGCCGGTGACGCTGGCGAAGTTCCGCGTCTGA
- a CDS encoding methylglyoxal synthase, producing the protein MRLALIAHDEQKDTLVEFAREYVDLLSTHDLLATGTTGKRLNEETALTVERKSSGPLGGDMQIGAEVANGDCHGIVFLRDPLTAQPHEPDISALLRICDVHDVPLATNPASAAHLVEGIGRGR; encoded by the coding sequence ATGCGCCTCGCGCTCATCGCCCACGACGAACAGAAGGACACCCTCGTCGAGTTCGCTCGCGAGTACGTCGACCTCCTGTCGACGCACGACCTGCTGGCCACGGGGACGACCGGGAAGCGCCTGAACGAGGAGACTGCGCTCACGGTCGAGCGGAAGTCGTCGGGGCCGCTCGGTGGCGACATGCAGATCGGTGCGGAGGTCGCCAACGGTGACTGCCACGGCATCGTGTTCCTCCGGGACCCGCTGACCGCGCAGCCACACGAACCGGACATCTCGGCGCTATTGCGGATCTGCGACGTGCACGACGTGCCGCTGGCGACGAACCCCGCGAGCGCGGCCCACCTCGTCGAAGGGATCGGTCGGGGCCGGTGA
- a CDS encoding FAD-binding oxidoreductase, with protein MTDTAFLSSILSPDRVSTTTADRDHHGRDWGTPPEEAAPPDVVVWPESTAEVSAVLAAATERDIPVTPFAAGTGIEGNAVPVRGGISLDLTRMDTVLEVRPEDAQIDVEPGVVGAAVDEAVAAHGLFFPPLPTSADMATVGGMIATNASGKRTVKYGEVGDWVREVEVVLADGSVLTAGTRAAKSSSGYNIRDLIVGSEGTLGVVTRATLALAGRPEQTRVGRVTFSTLADATDAAADIVGSGVDVSAVELVDALSARMVNAYIDADLPERPTLFLEFQADHGVDEEVDFCRAVLAAHDPTTVVLGEEAAGEDVWEPRRELADAVRAYYPDRRSLHAGDVAVPLGSFSTLLERIRALSERHDIPIPTFGHAGDGNVHFDVLVDPTDDDAVDTAERVYDDIVTTGIDLGGTASGEHGIGRGKRGFLRTEHGDTGVRAMEAIKDALDPTGTLNPGKIFP; from the coding sequence ATGACGGACACGGCGTTTCTCAGTTCGATCCTCTCGCCCGACCGGGTGTCGACGACGACCGCCGACCGCGACCACCACGGGCGCGACTGGGGGACGCCGCCCGAGGAGGCGGCACCCCCCGACGTCGTCGTCTGGCCGGAATCGACCGCGGAGGTGTCTGCGGTGCTGGCCGCGGCGACCGAGCGCGACATCCCGGTCACACCGTTCGCGGCGGGGACGGGCATCGAGGGAAACGCGGTCCCCGTTCGGGGCGGCATCAGTCTCGATCTGACGCGGATGGACACGGTCCTCGAGGTCCGACCCGAGGACGCCCAGATCGACGTCGAACCGGGTGTCGTCGGCGCCGCGGTCGACGAGGCCGTCGCGGCCCACGGGCTGTTCTTCCCGCCGCTGCCGACGTCCGCGGACATGGCGACCGTCGGCGGCATGATCGCGACGAACGCCAGCGGGAAGCGGACGGTCAAGTACGGCGAGGTGGGCGACTGGGTGCGTGAGGTCGAGGTGGTGCTCGCCGACGGCTCCGTGCTCACGGCGGGGACAAGGGCAGCCAAGAGCTCCTCGGGGTACAATATCCGGGACCTGATCGTCGGAAGCGAGGGGACACTCGGCGTCGTGACGCGGGCGACGCTCGCGCTCGCGGGTCGCCCCGAGCAGACCCGCGTCGGCCGCGTCACCTTCTCGACGCTCGCGGACGCGACGGACGCCGCCGCCGATATCGTCGGCTCCGGCGTCGACGTGAGCGCCGTCGAACTCGTCGACGCTCTGAGCGCGCGGATGGTGAACGCGTACATCGACGCCGACCTCCCGGAGCGACCGACGTTGTTCCTCGAGTTCCAGGCCGACCACGGCGTCGACGAGGAGGTCGACTTCTGCCGTGCAGTACTCGCGGCCCACGACCCGACGACGGTCGTCCTCGGCGAGGAGGCGGCCGGCGAGGACGTGTGGGAGCCGCGACGCGAACTCGCCGACGCCGTCCGCGCGTACTACCCCGACCGGCGGTCGCTCCACGCGGGCGACGTCGCGGTGCCGCTCGGCTCGTTCTCGACGCTCCTCGAACGGATCCGTGCGCTCTCGGAGCGCCACGACATCCCGATCCCGACGTTCGGCCACGCCGGAGACGGGAACGTCCACTTCGACGTGCTCGTCGACCCGACGGACGACGACGCGGTCGACACCGCAGAGCGCGTGTACGACGACATCGTCACGACGGGGATCGATCTTGGGGGGACCGCCAGCGGGGAGCACGGCATCGGGCGCGGGAAACGCGGGTTCCTCCGGACGGAGCACGGCGACACTGGCGTCCGTGCGATGGAGGCGATCAAGGACGCGCTGGACCCGACGGGAACGCTCAACCCCGGAAAGATCTTCCCCTGA